The following coding sequences lie in one Mesorhizobium sp. DCY119 genomic window:
- a CDS encoding glutamine amidotransferase, which translates to MAKSNKKVLLVGETWMSSSTHFKGFDQFGSVTFHSGAEPLMKALEGSPFDLTHMPAHEAVEKMPFNLEGLNAYDAILLSDIGANSLLLHPDVWLRGTTVPNRLQLLKQWAQAGGGLAMIGGYFSFQGIDGKARWHRTPVEDVLPVECLPYDDRLEIPEGFAAAIDAKSKHPVLQGLNGEWPLLLGANEVRARQRPDVEVLARLPEAQGGHPLLVTGEYGKGRTLVWTSDVSPHWLPASFSDWPGYATLWRNALGWLTRS; encoded by the coding sequence TTGGCGAAATCCAACAAGAAAGTCTTGCTTGTCGGCGAGACATGGATGAGCTCTTCGACCCATTTCAAGGGCTTCGATCAGTTCGGCAGCGTTACCTTCCATTCAGGCGCCGAGCCTTTAATGAAGGCGTTGGAAGGCAGCCCCTTCGATCTTACCCATATGCCTGCGCATGAGGCGGTGGAAAAGATGCCCTTCAATCTGGAGGGTCTCAACGCCTACGACGCGATTCTGCTTTCAGACATAGGCGCGAACTCGCTGCTCCTGCACCCCGATGTCTGGTTGCGCGGAACCACCGTTCCAAACCGGCTCCAGCTTCTCAAGCAATGGGCGCAGGCTGGCGGCGGCCTCGCCATGATCGGCGGCTATTTCAGCTTCCAGGGCATTGACGGCAAGGCACGCTGGCACCGCACGCCGGTCGAGGACGTGCTGCCGGTGGAATGTCTGCCTTATGACGATCGGCTGGAGATTCCCGAAGGGTTCGCCGCTGCGATCGACGCCAAGAGCAAGCATCCCGTCCTTCAGGGCCTGAATGGCGAGTGGCCGTTGCTGCTTGGCGCAAACGAAGTGCGCGCAAGGCAGCGCCCTGATGTCGAGGTGCTCGCCCGGCTTCCGGAAGCCCAGGGCGGTCATCCGCTGCTGGTAACCGGGGAGTACGGAAAAGGCAGGACGCTCGTCTGGACATCCGATGTCAGCCCGCACTGGCTGCCGGCTTCCTTCTCCGACTGGCCGGGTTATGCCACGCTCTGGCGCAACGCTCTTGGCTGGCTCACCAGGAGCTGA
- a CDS encoding nitrilase family protein — protein MPKQDEEAAVTVAVIQMEPRFGETAHNVARTVAFMEEAADKGAQLVVLPELCNTGYVFRNRAEARSLAEEIPEGATTKAWMEAAARLGLHIVAGITERSGENLFNSAVIIGPNGLIGRYRKMHLWGDEALYFTPGDLGFPVFDTPLGRIGCHICYDCWFPESFRLAALQGAEIMCVPTNWVPIPGQDPKREAMANIIVMGAAHSNSVFVAAADRVGTERGQPFIGQSLVVSHTGWPVAGPASADKEEILIARVNLADARRKRNWNAFNQVLRDRRTDAYDEMLGSGQRPGWY, from the coding sequence ATGCCCAAGCAGGACGAGGAAGCAGCCGTCACCGTCGCCGTCATCCAGATGGAACCTCGTTTCGGGGAGACAGCGCACAACGTCGCGCGAACCGTCGCCTTCATGGAAGAAGCGGCTGACAAAGGCGCGCAACTCGTCGTCCTGCCGGAGCTTTGCAACACGGGCTATGTCTTTCGCAACCGGGCCGAAGCACGCTCGCTTGCGGAAGAGATTCCCGAAGGAGCGACGACGAAAGCCTGGATGGAGGCGGCTGCGCGGCTTGGCCTTCACATCGTCGCCGGCATCACCGAACGTTCCGGTGAAAATCTGTTCAATTCGGCCGTCATCATCGGACCGAATGGATTGATTGGCCGCTATCGCAAGATGCATCTATGGGGCGACGAAGCGCTCTACTTCACACCGGGCGATCTCGGCTTTCCCGTGTTCGACACCCCCCTCGGACGCATCGGCTGCCATATCTGCTACGATTGCTGGTTCCCCGAAAGCTTCCGCCTGGCCGCCCTGCAAGGAGCCGAGATCATGTGCGTGCCCACCAACTGGGTGCCGATTCCCGGCCAGGACCCCAAGCGCGAGGCGATGGCGAACATCATCGTTATGGGCGCTGCCCATTCTAATTCCGTTTTCGTCGCCGCAGCCGACCGCGTCGGCACCGAACGCGGCCAGCCATTCATTGGCCAGAGCCTTGTCGTCAGCCACACCGGATGGCCGGTCGCCGGGCCGGCTAGCGCGGACAAGGAAGAAATCCTGATCGCCAGGGTCAATCTGGCCGATGCGCGGCGCAAGCGAAACTGGAATGCCTTCAACCAGGTTCTGCGCGATCGCCGCACCGACGCCTATGACGAGATGCTCGGCAGCGGCCAGCGGCCGGGATGGTATTGA
- a CDS encoding M20 family metallopeptidase has product MSAIHAVTLTQELVRFDTRNPPGSEAQCAAMLADLLSSHGLSVTIHNFGSGRSNLVARFPIRASKATQPPILFTGHIDTVPLGLAAWSRDPFGAEIVDGRLYGRGSTDMKAGVAAMVAAVVAEADRLHEWSNVVLVITGGEETGCEGAAALVRDRMLDPASLLVVGEPTGNSFVAGHKGALWLKACCSGRTAHGAMPHLGDNAIYKAARAVTKLESFGFNAAQHPVLGSATLNVGTIAGGLNINSVPDHAELTIDVRTLPEMDSAALADQLSFTLGSDCKVSTILDLPAVWSDPKSPAMKLFSECRDAAAGWTSAAGGANFFTDASVFTPALGGVETIICGPGDPEMAHKTDEYCEVARIGEAVEIYRAIIARTGLQETP; this is encoded by the coding sequence GTGAGCGCGATCCACGCAGTAACGCTGACGCAGGAACTCGTACGCTTCGACACGCGCAATCCGCCGGGCAGCGAAGCACAATGCGCTGCCATGCTGGCCGATCTGCTGAGCAGCCACGGCCTTTCCGTGACTATCCACAATTTCGGCTCGGGCAGGAGCAACCTTGTCGCGCGGTTCCCCATCCGCGCATCGAAGGCAACGCAACCTCCGATCCTGTTCACCGGTCACATCGACACGGTTCCGCTTGGCCTTGCCGCATGGTCGCGCGACCCGTTCGGCGCGGAAATCGTCGATGGGCGACTTTATGGGCGCGGCTCCACCGACATGAAAGCCGGCGTCGCAGCGATGGTCGCTGCCGTCGTGGCAGAGGCAGACCGCCTGCATGAATGGTCGAACGTCGTACTGGTGATCACCGGCGGCGAGGAGACCGGTTGCGAAGGTGCCGCCGCATTAGTGAGAGACAGGATGCTCGATCCGGCGAGCCTGCTTGTGGTGGGCGAGCCCACCGGCAACAGCTTCGTCGCCGGCCACAAGGGCGCGCTGTGGCTGAAGGCCTGCTGCAGCGGGCGGACGGCGCATGGCGCAATGCCGCACCTTGGCGATAACGCCATCTACAAGGCGGCGCGCGCCGTGACAAAACTCGAATCCTTCGGGTTCAACGCCGCGCAACATCCGGTCCTTGGGTCTGCGACGCTGAATGTCGGGACGATTGCCGGCGGTTTGAACATCAACTCGGTGCCCGACCATGCCGAACTGACGATCGACGTGCGGACGCTGCCCGAAATGGACAGCGCCGCCCTCGCCGACCAGCTGTCTTTCACGCTCGGCAGCGACTGCAAAGTTTCGACGATCCTCGACCTGCCGGCGGTGTGGAGCGACCCGAAAAGTCCCGCCATGAAGCTCTTTTCCGAATGCCGCGACGCTGCCGCAGGCTGGACATCCGCTGCGGGCGGCGCAAACTTCTTCACCGACGCCTCTGTCTTCACTCCGGCGCTCGGCGGCGTTGAAACGATCATTTGCGGACCTGGCGACCCGGAAATGGCGCACAAGACCGACGAGTATTGCGAAGTGGCCAGAATCGGCGAGGCGGTAGAAATCTATCGCGCGATCATCGCACGGACTGGATTACAGGAAACGCCCTGA
- a CDS encoding glutathione S-transferase family protein — translation MRLRDRLGMLESALDGKEYLEGSFTVGDLMMADVLRILDHTNLVDAYPQLSAYKRRCEARPAFQRAMKAQMDGFKNAA, via the coding sequence ATCCGACTGCGCGATCGTCTAGGGATGCTTGAGAGTGCTCTCGATGGGAAAGAGTATCTTGAAGGAAGTTTCACAGTTGGCGACCTGATGATGGCCGATGTGTTGCGCATTCTCGATCACACGAATCTCGTCGATGCATATCCCCAGCTAAGCGCCTACAAGCGGCGCTGTGAAGCGCGACCTGCATTTCAGCGGGCAATGAAGGCGCAGATGGATGGGTTCAAGAACGCGGCTTGA
- a CDS encoding HAMP domain-containing sensor histidine kinase → MRRFSLLRSTPFRLALTFAFLFVLAFVLSGAVVYRLMSANLADRLDQSIMETYAVVSATYAGGDLEDLVSSVDNHAQLSPKKDQLFSLTGPDGKHLAGNFSAGDFPHGFSMFDGVAAGAPSGTMFRAYSGPVGENSLIVASSLSETEELESIMLMSFGWSTLIITGLAITGGALLASRIQRRLDGIAATMVDVSHGRLDARIPLLGNGDDIDDVSRQVNAALERLSALVDGMKNVSANIAHDLKTPLNRLQMILEAASEKAASGSAVSDDLADARAESLQINETFDALLRITQIEAGARKERFTEVDLNEVIKTIAEIYTDVAEDDGKLLLATIPDERGGRILGDRELLTQLFANLVENALRHCPQGTAIELSVTRRDDRIVASVNDDGPGIPDAERENVFQRLYRLNHSRSTPGSGLGLSLVKAIADLHGASVSLEDRHPGLAVAVSFPMARSSPG, encoded by the coding sequence ATGCGCCGCTTTAGCCTGCTTCGCAGCACGCCTTTCCGGCTGGCATTGACCTTCGCATTCCTGTTCGTGCTTGCCTTCGTCCTGTCCGGCGCTGTCGTCTATCGGCTGATGAGCGCCAATCTCGCGGACAGGCTGGATCAGTCCATCATGGAAACCTACGCGGTCGTGTCGGCAACCTATGCCGGAGGCGATCTCGAAGATCTTGTGTCCAGCGTCGACAACCACGCGCAACTCAGCCCGAAAAAGGATCAGCTTTTCTCGCTGACGGGTCCGGATGGCAAACATTTGGCAGGAAATTTTTCTGCTGGAGATTTTCCCCACGGCTTTTCGATGTTCGACGGGGTCGCGGCTGGAGCGCCTTCAGGGACCATGTTCAGGGCTTATTCCGGCCCGGTCGGCGAAAATAGTTTGATCGTTGCCAGCAGCCTTTCGGAGACCGAAGAGCTGGAGTCGATCATGTTGATGAGCTTTGGCTGGTCGACGCTGATAATCACCGGTCTGGCGATTACCGGCGGAGCCTTGCTCGCATCGCGCATCCAGCGCCGCCTCGATGGAATTGCCGCGACCATGGTGGATGTGTCCCACGGTCGGCTCGACGCGCGCATTCCCTTGTTAGGAAATGGCGACGATATCGACGATGTCTCGCGTCAGGTAAACGCGGCGCTCGAACGCCTTTCTGCGCTGGTTGACGGTATGAAGAATGTCAGCGCCAACATCGCTCACGATCTCAAGACACCGCTGAACCGCCTTCAGATGATCCTGGAAGCCGCATCGGAAAAGGCAGCGTCGGGGAGCGCGGTTTCGGACGATCTGGCGGACGCGCGTGCGGAAAGCCTCCAGATCAACGAGACGTTCGACGCCCTCCTGCGCATCACCCAGATCGAGGCCGGCGCCCGCAAGGAGCGCTTCACCGAAGTCGACCTCAATGAGGTCATCAAGACCATCGCTGAAATCTACACCGACGTTGCCGAAGACGACGGCAAATTGCTTTTGGCGACGATTCCCGACGAAAGGGGAGGACGCATTCTCGGAGATCGGGAACTGTTGACCCAGCTGTTTGCCAATCTGGTCGAGAATGCACTTCGACATTGTCCCCAAGGCACGGCAATCGAATTGTCAGTCACCAGACGAGATGACCGCATTGTTGCAAGTGTCAACGACGATGGTCCCGGAATTCCGGACGCAGAACGCGAAAATGTGTTCCAACGGCTCTACCGTCTGAATCATAGCCGATCGACGCCCGGCAGCGGTCTCGGGCTCAGCCTTGTGAAGGCGATTGCGGATTTGCACGGAGCGTCCGTCTCGCTTGAAGACCGTCACCCTGGTCTCGCCGTGGCGGTCAGTTTTCCGATGGCCAGATCGTCGCCTGGGTAG
- a CDS encoding winged helix-turn-helix domain-containing protein translates to MRLLLVEDDQRTADYIVRGLTEAGHICDLLQNGHDALFAATRSAYDVIVADRMIPGLDGLSMIRAVRAAGVRTPAIFLTAVGGVDDRVEGLEAGGDDYLVKPFAFSELLARINALGRRPPAQDQKTMLRVADLEMDLITRRVVRKGQAIDLQPREFRLLEVLMRGEGRIITRTMLLERVWDFHFDPRTSVVETHISRLRTKVDKPFDTQLIHTVRNTGYSLHAPL, encoded by the coding sequence ATGCGACTTCTTCTCGTTGAGGACGACCAGAGAACGGCCGACTATATCGTCAGGGGGCTGACCGAGGCCGGACATATCTGCGACCTGCTTCAAAACGGACATGACGCGCTCTTTGCCGCAACCCGTAGCGCCTATGACGTGATCGTGGCGGATCGAATGATCCCGGGGCTGGACGGTCTGTCGATGATCAGGGCGGTTCGCGCGGCCGGCGTTCGCACGCCGGCGATCTTTCTGACCGCGGTGGGCGGTGTCGACGATCGCGTGGAAGGGCTTGAAGCCGGCGGAGACGACTATCTGGTCAAGCCTTTCGCGTTCTCGGAACTGCTGGCCCGCATAAATGCTCTTGGCCGGAGGCCGCCAGCGCAGGACCAGAAGACGATGTTGCGGGTTGCCGATCTCGAAATGGATCTAATCACGCGGCGCGTGGTGCGGAAGGGTCAGGCGATCGACCTTCAACCGCGGGAATTCAGGTTGCTGGAGGTGTTGATGCGCGGTGAAGGACGCATCATCACGCGGACGATGCTGCTCGAGCGCGTTTGGGATTTTCATTTCGATCCCAGGACCAGTGTGGTCGAAACACATATCAGCCGCCTGCGTACCAAGGTCGACAAGCCATTCGACACCCAGCTTATCCACACTGTCCGCAACACCGGCTACAGCTTGCATGCGCCGCTTTAG
- a CDS encoding tyrosine-protein phosphatase, producing the protein MKPNESWSSVSQKDDYMGLSRQSWANTWCVLLIGAAVIVGCVLASTHLNDNFHAIVVGEAYRAAQPTPDEIRTYRDHYHIATIINLRGKSTGSAWYNAEIEAAKNLGIQHIDFAMSAREELTPDRSLALIDLMKSVPKPVLIHCRAGSDRSGLAAALYLAAIAQAGEETSEGQLSLWFGHVAIPFVGTYAMDRTFELMEPLLGFHRS; encoded by the coding sequence TTGAAACCGAATGAAAGCTGGTCATCCGTCAGTCAGAAAGACGATTACATGGGGCTATCGCGGCAAAGTTGGGCCAATACTTGGTGTGTTCTGCTCATAGGCGCGGCTGTGATTGTCGGCTGCGTGCTTGCTAGCACTCACCTGAACGATAATTTCCACGCAATCGTTGTCGGCGAGGCCTATCGGGCTGCGCAGCCGACGCCCGACGAAATCAGGACGTATCGTGATCACTATCATATTGCGACGATCATCAATCTGCGCGGCAAGAGCACAGGCAGTGCATGGTACAATGCCGAGATTGAGGCCGCGAAAAATCTCGGCATCCAGCATATCGATTTTGCCATGTCGGCTCGCGAGGAATTGACGCCCGACCGCTCCCTGGCTTTGATCGATCTGATGAAGTCTGTGCCCAAGCCCGTGCTCATTCATTGCCGGGCGGGGTCCGACCGAAGCGGCCTGGCGGCAGCGCTCTACCTCGCTGCGATCGCTCAGGCAGGAGAGGAAACATCCGAAGGGCAGCTTTCGCTCTGGTTTGGCCATGTCGCGATCCCGTTCGTGGGAACATACGCGATGGATCGGACCTTCGAACTCATGGAGCCGTTGCTGGGGTTTCACAGGTCGTAG
- a CDS encoding isoprenylcysteine carboxylmethyltransferase family protein, with protein sequence MDFTPACPAIYKFVRMRITSRKSLATASLWAHRKHKERRQSEIAASKAPEGEELKMTSASLNPAPKPFDQRKRMVVVRVAALMAVLLLLFAEPFLAEGSQAHELVEMFGLVLVLVCVGGRLWSTLYIGGRKNSELISMGPFSMTQNPLYFFSTLGALGIGLIYGSVLAALALGLASFIVFRVTAGKEAEFLSGKFGDAYEAYRRKTPRFWPNPLLFQDNAERQFSTHALKRTFYDGLFFLALFPAIETIEYLRMNGFLPKLFVLF encoded by the coding sequence GTGGATTTCACACCGGCCTGTCCGGCGATTTACAAATTCGTAAGAATGCGCATCACAAGCCGAAAATCTCTTGCGACTGCCTCGCTTTGGGCACACAGGAAACATAAAGAGCGGCGACAGTCGGAAATCGCTGCATCCAAGGCGCCAGAAGGTGAAGAGCTCAAAATGACTTCCGCTTCCCTAAATCCAGCGCCAAAGCCGTTCGACCAGCGCAAGCGCATGGTCGTTGTTCGTGTCGCAGCTTTGATGGCGGTGTTGCTTCTGCTCTTTGCCGAGCCATTCCTGGCCGAAGGGTCGCAGGCGCATGAACTCGTGGAAATGTTCGGCCTCGTCCTGGTGCTCGTTTGTGTCGGCGGCCGACTTTGGAGCACGCTCTACATCGGCGGCAGGAAGAACAGCGAGTTGATCTCGATGGGACCGTTCTCGATGACGCAGAACCCCCTCTATTTCTTTTCCACGCTCGGCGCGCTCGGCATCGGGCTGATTTATGGATCGGTCCTGGCTGCCCTGGCCCTGGGTCTTGCCAGCTTCATCGTTTTTCGGGTGACGGCGGGAAAGGAGGCTGAATTTCTTTCAGGAAAATTCGGTGATGCCTATGAAGCCTACAGGCGCAAGACACCGCGTTTCTGGCCAAACCCGTTGCTCTTTCAAGACAACGCCGAAAGGCAATTCTCAACGCATGCCTTGAAACGCACCTTCTATGACGGCCTCTTTTTCCTGGCTCTCTTTCCGGCAATCGAGACGATCGAATATCTCAGGATGAACGGCTTTCTGCCGAAGTTGTTCGTTCTCTTTTGA
- a CDS encoding gluconokinase — MDEPTLAQTSPTSGVPDFFVVMGIAGTGKTEIAQRLAQALGASFVEADTFHNASNVERMRNGIGLTDEDRWPWLNAVCDAALAERRPVVIACSVLKRRYRDLFRQRLGFLRILFLHGSIELIAERLQARKNHFASASLLESQVQTLEAPATDENPIIIDIAGTPEAIVARVRTELGV; from the coding sequence ATGGATGAGCCGACCCTAGCTCAGACGTCGCCGACCAGCGGCGTACCTGATTTCTTTGTCGTGATGGGCATTGCCGGTACCGGCAAGACCGAGATCGCGCAACGGCTGGCCCAGGCGCTGGGAGCGTCGTTCGTGGAGGCAGATACGTTTCACAACGCGTCCAATGTCGAGCGCATGCGCAATGGCATCGGGCTGACCGACGAGGACCGCTGGCCGTGGCTGAACGCCGTGTGCGATGCAGCGCTTGCTGAGCGACGCCCGGTCGTCATCGCCTGTTCGGTGCTCAAGCGCCGCTATCGCGATCTGTTCCGGCAGCGGCTTGGCTTCCTGCGCATCCTTTTCCTGCATGGCTCGATCGAGCTGATCGCCGAGCGACTGCAGGCACGCAAAAATCACTTTGCATCGGCTTCTCTGCTCGAAAGCCAGGTTCAAACTCTTGAAGCGCCGGCTACAGACGAGAATCCGATCATCATCGACATAGCAGGAACACCCGAGGCGATAGTTGCTCGTGTTCGCACTGAGCTAGGTGTGTGA
- a CDS encoding NAD(P)-dependent oxidoreductase, producing the protein MTDKPASRIGFIGTGIMGGHMARRLAEAGFAVTAWNRSAAKAQALGSSGVGVVASAAEAARLTDVVICMLSSGPVCDEVLFGPDAVVDAMSPGTTLVVMSSIPVETAQAQGIWAQDKAIHYVDAPVSGGEKGAQDGTLAIMAGGEEGAIEALSPVFAPLGRVTHIGPVGTGSLTKLANQLIVASNICAVAEALLLAERGGASPAKVREALLGGFADSTVFRQHGRRMIDGDFAPGGPAKYQIKDTGTALALAASLGLRLPIATEVDRIFRGLVDHGGGDLDHSAAIVELRRMNRLKADA; encoded by the coding sequence ATGACCGACAAACCCGCATCACGCATAGGCTTCATCGGCACCGGCATCATGGGCGGGCACATGGCCCGCCGGCTGGCGGAGGCCGGTTTCGCAGTGACAGCCTGGAATCGCAGCGCGGCCAAGGCGCAAGCCTTGGGCAGTTCGGGCGTCGGCGTTGTGGCAAGCGCAGCTGAAGCGGCGCGGCTCACTGACGTCGTGATCTGCATGCTGAGTTCGGGACCGGTCTGCGACGAGGTCCTGTTCGGACCGGATGCGGTCGTCGACGCAATGTCGCCGGGCACGACGCTCGTAGTCATGAGCTCGATACCCGTCGAGACGGCGCAGGCGCAGGGGATTTGGGCGCAAGACAAAGCCATCCACTACGTGGATGCGCCAGTCTCGGGCGGTGAAAAGGGCGCGCAGGACGGAACGCTCGCCATCATGGCCGGCGGGGAGGAGGGCGCCATCGAAGCGTTGTCCCCGGTTTTTGCTCCGCTCGGGCGTGTCACCCATATTGGTCCGGTTGGTACGGGTTCGCTGACCAAGCTTGCCAATCAGCTTATCGTTGCAAGCAATATCTGCGCGGTCGCGGAAGCGCTGCTGCTCGCGGAAAGAGGCGGCGCCAGTCCGGCGAAAGTGCGCGAAGCGCTGCTTGGCGGCTTCGCCGATTCAACCGTCTTCCGCCAGCATGGGCGGCGCATGATCGATGGCGATTTCGCGCCCGGCGGTCCCGCCAAATATCAGATCAAGGATACCGGCACCGCGCTGGCCCTTGCTGCGTCGCTCGGACTGCGCCTGCCGATCGCTACGGAAGTCGATCGCATTTTTCGCGGGCTCGTCGATCACGGCGGCGGTGATCTCGATCATAGCGCCGCCATTGTCGAACTGAGGCGCATGAACCGCCTGAAGGCGGACGCGTAG
- a CDS encoding Gfo/Idh/MocA family oxidoreductase, whose product MNLYTLLAARADRGRPVRVGLIGAGKFGSMVLSQAQRIAGYHMVAVADLNVSKARESLQRVGWPAERYNAKDTGEALKNGTTFVTDDVAALLAFEEIECVIEATGHPIAGTRHALAAIEAGKHVVMVNVEADVMVGPILAEKARQKGVIYSMAYGDQPALICELVDWARSTGFEVTAAGKGMNFEPRYRYSTPDTVWGFFGWTEEEVAKGDFNPKMYNSFTDGTKAAIEMAAVANGTGLDCPDDGLAFPPAGLHDLAKVFRPAADGGRMARSGLVDIAASQEPDGREVFNNIRYGVFVTFKAHNEYARACFKQYGLLTDPSGWYASMWRPFHIIGLETSISVLSAALRNEPTGSSKEFRGDAVATAKKDMQPGEMLDGEGGYAVWANAIPASISLKRAALPIGLAHNVKLKRSIKKDQIVSFDDVELVNDLDVVKVRREMEERFRPVSSVAA is encoded by the coding sequence ATGAATCTCTACACTCTGCTTGCCGCGCGTGCGGATCGTGGACGTCCGGTGCGAGTTGGCCTGATCGGCGCCGGCAAATTCGGCTCGATGGTGCTGTCGCAGGCGCAGCGCATCGCCGGATACCACATGGTCGCGGTGGCTGACCTGAATGTTTCCAAGGCGCGGGAATCCCTGCAGCGCGTCGGCTGGCCTGCAGAGCGCTACAATGCAAAGGACACCGGCGAGGCGTTGAAGAACGGCACAACCTTCGTCACCGACGATGTCGCCGCCCTGCTTGCCTTTGAGGAGATCGAATGCGTGATCGAGGCGACGGGCCATCCGATCGCGGGGACGCGCCACGCGCTGGCGGCAATCGAGGCAGGCAAGCACGTTGTCATGGTCAATGTCGAGGCCGATGTCATGGTCGGGCCCATTCTCGCCGAAAAGGCGCGTCAGAAGGGCGTGATCTACTCCATGGCCTATGGCGACCAACCAGCGCTCATCTGCGAGCTTGTCGACTGGGCACGTTCAACCGGCTTCGAGGTGACGGCGGCCGGCAAGGGCATGAACTTCGAGCCCCGCTACCGCTATTCGACGCCGGATACAGTCTGGGGCTTTTTCGGCTGGACCGAGGAGGAGGTTGCCAAGGGCGACTTCAATCCCAAAATGTACAACTCCTTCACCGACGGCACCAAGGCGGCCATCGAAATGGCTGCCGTCGCCAACGGTACCGGCCTCGATTGCCCCGACGACGGTCTTGCGTTTCCGCCGGCCGGCCTGCACGACCTGGCCAAGGTCTTTCGGCCCGCCGCCGATGGCGGCCGCATGGCCCGCTCCGGACTCGTCGATATCGCCGCCAGCCAGGAGCCGGACGGCCGCGAGGTCTTTAACAACATCCGCTACGGCGTCTTCGTTACCTTCAAGGCGCACAATGAGTACGCGCGTGCCTGCTTCAAACAATACGGATTGCTGACCGATCCGTCGGGCTGGTACGCGTCGATGTGGCGGCCCTTCCACATCATCGGGCTGGAGACCTCGATCAGCGTACTCTCGGCCGCGCTGCGTAACGAGCCGACCGGTTCGTCAAAGGAATTCCGCGGCGACGCCGTGGCAACAGCCAAGAAGGATATGCAGCCCGGCGAGATGCTGGACGGCGAGGGCGGCTATGCAGTTTGGGCAAACGCCATCCCGGCGTCGATCAGCCTTAAGCGCGCCGCGCTGCCGATCGGACTGGCGCACAATGTCAAGCTCAAGCGCTCGATCAAGAAGGACCAGATTGTCAGCTTCGACGACGTGGAACTGGTGAACGACCTCGACGTCGTCAAGGTGCGCCGCGAGATGGAGGAGCGGTTCCGCCCGGTCTCGAGCGTCGCCGCCTAA
- a CDS encoding PfkB family carbohydrate kinase gives MISSLRPVVVVVGSLHYDIMVDAPDRPRKGETVAGFGWRPKFGGKGGNQAAAAAKAGADVRMVGAVGDDDFGRFLLSNLDAAGVDASRVARIGQQGSGMSVAITDAGGDYGAVIVSGANAATDPENLSDSTLWKGASILALQNEMPEAVNLAAAKAARQVRVPVCLNAAPYRPLADGFAALVDILIVNAIEAEQFCGSPVFDLASARGAAEVLSDRFATVVVTVGGDGVVGVARGQEPTAIPAIPVRVVSTHGAGDVFVGGFATALAAGQAFPDCLRAANQAAAIHVST, from the coding sequence ATGATTTCCTCGCTACGCCCCGTTGTGGTCGTCGTCGGCAGTCTCCACTACGACATCATGGTCGACGCGCCGGACCGTCCGCGCAAGGGCGAGACAGTCGCAGGCTTTGGCTGGCGGCCGAAATTCGGCGGCAAAGGCGGCAACCAAGCCGCCGCTGCGGCGAAGGCGGGCGCCGACGTCCGCATGGTTGGTGCTGTCGGCGACGATGATTTCGGCCGCTTTCTCCTATCCAATCTTGACGCCGCCGGCGTCGATGCCTCCCGCGTCGCGCGCATCGGCCAACAGGGTTCGGGCATGAGCGTCGCCATAACTGATGCGGGTGGAGACTACGGCGCTGTCATTGTTTCCGGGGCGAACGCTGCCACTGATCCGGAAAACTTGAGCGATTCCACCCTTTGGAAAGGTGCGAGCATTCTCGCCCTCCAAAACGAAATGCCGGAAGCGGTCAACCTGGCCGCCGCGAAAGCCGCCAGACAAGTCCGTGTGCCAGTATGCCTTAACGCTGCGCCCTATCGCCCGCTGGCGGACGGGTTTGCGGCACTCGTCGACATACTGATCGTCAACGCGATCGAGGCCGAGCAATTCTGCGGGTCTCCGGTCTTTGATCTCGCCTCGGCCCGGGGCGCCGCCGAGGTGCTGTCAGACCGCTTCGCCACCGTTGTGGTGACGGTCGGTGGAGACGGCGTTGTGGGCGTTGCGCGCGGACAGGAGCCGACTGCGATTCCCGCCATTCCGGTTCGTGTGGTTAGCACACATGGCGCGGGAGACGTGTTCGTCGGCGGTTTCGCCACGGCGCTGGCTGCTGGCCAAGCCTTTCCTGATTGCCTCCGCGCTGCGAACCAGGCAGCCGCTATCCACGTCTCGACTTGA